The following coding sequences are from one Planctomycetota bacterium window:
- a CDS encoding fibronectin type III domain-containing protein, whose protein sequence is MKKEEISPNQVTKLMLTLIMVIALTGMGIYMLYGQDQDPDTTAGSSTEGQEEVTITADEPLSTTNPALMTLDQLKERAIKRFEAKRALPELRRKAAERLAQNGTSGAMGMPQQGMPPMPGGTPNYFGPEPNWAYSPQLTKFVDSLPGLGYANRNNLGQYIPVAVPDKTAYAGCDYYEIGVTDHSEQMHSELGMTKTRGYYQINSADPNVTAKHYLGPLIIANRNTPIRLKFVNNVATGTNGALFLPVDTTVMGAGMGPLGGMEMYPENRAELHLHGIFAPWISDGTPHQWITPAGEPTSYPKGVSMFNVPDMPDPGAGASTYYYPNQQSARFMFYHDHSFGITRLNVYGGEAAGYILRDPVLDDPDAPGSMLSRGVIPADELPLIIQDKTFVDATTITATDPTWNWGSTPGMPMTGDLWFPHVYMPNQNPNSEDGMNAMGRWDYGPWFWPPTTVQYTTLPHPSMAMEAFMDTPVINGTAYPYVELQPKAYRLRILNACNDRYVNLQLYYADTGDGISATATAALAGTQVSAINVTDGGSGYTSAPTVYIYGGGGSGATATATIAGGAVTGITVNTPGTGYASAPTILVGSAKEVKMVRADGLAYDTPYGPYTVEYDGRFGGVPDPRRAGPKMVQIGNEGGILPNPVTLNAPPVPIGYDFGYKTMTLGNVESYNLYMGPAERADVIVDFSAVTPGATLILYNDAPAPLPAGDPRFDFYTNNEDTTANGGTAPTLPGFGPNIRTMMQIRITGTASAPFNFTALDTEIPTAYLATQPAPLVPQVDYPGAYSATANTYAHIHDGSMTFTPTGTSSPITVAFQSKAIVEEFELTYGRMNSQLGTEWWIINNQGQQTNGFAYVDPVTEVLPEGEIQIWKIVHNGVDTHAIHWHLINVQVLNRTDWAGVIKPPDPNELGWKETVKINPLEDTFVAVKSARPSVPFAVPDSVRPLDPTMPIGTVIGTNPWAYTDAPTINEVVNFGWEYVWHCHLLGHEEMDMMRPLSMKVAGGGPFEPDAPISLTAVANGPNEVRLNWVDNATNELMFIVQRSNNGILAFTNIGNVFGNITSYTDLTAGPGTTYAYRVYAYNNAGLSQPSNTVEVTTPGVVTPGAPTSVIAIAGNSQAIVGFVAPAQTGGSPITLYTVTSNPGGITATGNASSIIVTGLTNGTPYNFTVTARNVAGTGPASTPSNTVIPATVPGAPTNVTAIAGVGRATVVFTPPVSDGGDPIVSYTVTSVPGNIVATGTANPITVNGLNAGTAYQFNVKATNTVGTGPASTLSNSVTPTQPTVPGRPTNVRARAGNGRATVTFNWPQNDGGRNITGFRATGRRRNAQGGLIFAGAVTTDVTATGPDSPIEVTGLVNGFYYDFVVEAINEVGTSAASDPSPVVRPLASTAPDKSNNKKCGLLGPEPFVLLGLLMLLKKKRKNIRS, encoded by the coding sequence ATGAAAAAAGAGGAAATCTCACCAAACCAGGTAACAAAGTTAATGCTTACACTTATTATGGTCATTGCCTTAACGGGCATGGGTATCTATATGCTTTACGGGCAAGACCAGGATCCGGATACAACGGCCGGTTCAAGCACCGAGGGGCAGGAGGAAGTTACGATTACGGCGGATGAACCGCTTTCTACAACAAACCCTGCGCTTATGACGCTTGACCAGTTGAAAGAACGGGCAATAAAGCGCTTTGAGGCAAAGCGCGCCCTGCCTGAGTTACGCAGGAAAGCCGCCGAAAGGCTTGCTCAAAATGGCACAAGCGGCGCAATGGGCATGCCCCAGCAGGGAATGCCGCCGATGCCCGGCGGGACGCCGAATTATTTCGGTCCAGAGCCCAACTGGGCATATAGCCCGCAACTTACTAAATTCGTAGATTCGCTTCCCGGCCTGGGATATGCCAACAGGAATAATCTCGGGCAATATATACCCGTAGCTGTCCCGGACAAGACGGCTTACGCGGGCTGTGATTATTACGAAATCGGTGTAACCGACCATTCTGAACAGATGCATTCTGAGTTAGGGATGACCAAGACCAGGGGATATTACCAGATAAACTCTGCCGACCCAAACGTTACGGCAAAGCATTATCTTGGGCCCTTAATTATAGCCAACCGCAATACTCCTATCCGCCTGAAATTCGTCAATAACGTGGCAACCGGCACCAATGGCGCCTTGTTTTTACCGGTTGATACCACGGTCATGGGCGCCGGTATGGGACCTCTGGGCGGAATGGAAATGTATCCGGAAAACCGTGCCGAGCTTCATCTCCATGGCATCTTTGCCCCGTGGATTAGCGATGGGACGCCTCATCAGTGGATTACCCCGGCGGGCGAACCTACTTCTTATCCAAAGGGCGTAAGTATGTTCAATGTTCCGGATATGCCTGACCCGGGCGCAGGCGCTTCAACATATTATTATCCTAACCAGCAGAGCGCCCGTTTTATGTTCTACCATGACCACTCATTCGGGATTACACGCCTTAATGTCTATGGCGGGGAAGCCGCGGGTTATATTTTGAGAGACCCGGTATTAGACGACCCCGATGCACCGGGAAGCATGCTTTCAAGGGGCGTTATTCCGGCAGACGAGCTTCCTTTAATCATCCAAGATAAGACCTTTGTGGATGCAACGACCATTACGGCTACAGACCCGACCTGGAACTGGGGTTCGACCCCAGGCATGCCTATGACCGGAGACCTCTGGTTCCCGCATGTATATATGCCTAACCAGAATCCTAATTCAGAAGACGGGATGAATGCAATGGGCAGATGGGATTATGGCCCTTGGTTTTGGCCGCCAACAACTGTGCAGTATACTACCCTGCCGCATCCATCCATGGCAATGGAAGCCTTTATGGATACGCCGGTGATTAATGGAACGGCATATCCTTATGTGGAACTCCAGCCCAAGGCATATCGTTTAAGGATATTAAATGCGTGCAATGACCGCTATGTAAATTTACAGTTATATTATGCGGATACAGGTGATGGCATAAGCGCGACCGCTACGGCAGCATTAGCCGGCACCCAAGTTAGCGCTATTAACGTAACTGACGGCGGTTCAGGCTATACTTCAGCCCCTACCGTATACATCTACGGCGGCGGCGGCTCTGGCGCGACAGCTACGGCAACCATAGCAGGCGGCGCGGTGACCGGCATTACGGTAAACACTCCCGGCACCGGCTATGCCTCTGCACCGACTATCCTGGTAGGAAGCGCCAAGGAAGTAAAAATGGTTCGTGCCGACGGGCTTGCTTATGATACGCCTTATGGCCCTTATACGGTTGAATATGACGGCCGATTTGGCGGCGTTCCCGACCCGAGACGAGCCGGTCCAAAGATGGTCCAGATAGGAAATGAAGGAGGGATTCTTCCTAACCCGGTAACACTCAATGCCCCGCCTGTTCCAATCGGCTATGACTTTGGATATAAAACAATGACACTTGGTAATGTCGAGTCGTATAATCTTTACATGGGACCGGCAGAACGTGCCGATGTTATCGTAGATTTTTCCGCGGTAACGCCCGGCGCTACTTTGATTCTCTATAATGATGCACCGGCTCCATTGCCTGCAGGCGACCCGCGGTTTGATTTCTACACAAACAATGAGGATACGACTGCCAACGGCGGCACGGCTCCGACACTGCCGGGTTTTGGCCCAAATATCCGGACTATGATGCAGATACGCATTACAGGGACCGCCTCGGCGCCATTTAACTTTACCGCGCTGGATACGGAAATTCCAACGGCTTATCTTGCGACACAGCCGGCGCCTTTGGTCCCGCAAGTGGATTATCCCGGCGCTTACAGCGCGACAGCAAATACGTATGCCCATATCCATGACGGTTCGATGACCTTTACCCCAACCGGGACAAGTTCACCCATTACAGTTGCATTCCAATCAAAGGCAATAGTTGAGGAATTTGAGCTCACCTATGGCCGTATGAATTCACAATTGGGAACGGAATGGTGGATTATCAATAACCAAGGACAGCAAACCAATGGTTTTGCCTATGTGGATCCGGTAACAGAAGTATTGCCAGAAGGTGAAATCCAGATATGGAAGATAGTCCATAACGGTGTGGATACCCATGCCATACACTGGCACCTTATTAACGTGCAGGTGCTTAACAGGACCGACTGGGCAGGCGTGATAAAACCGCCGGACCCGAACGAATTAGGCTGGAAAGAAACTGTTAAAATAAATCCTTTAGAAGATACTTTTGTTGCCGTGAAATCAGCCCGGCCTTCGGTTCCATTTGCAGTTCCGGATAGCGTCCGGCCTTTGGACCCGACAATGCCGATAGGGACGGTGATAGGGACAAATCCATGGGCGTATACAGATGCCCCGACCATAAACGAAGTAGTTAATTTTGGCTGGGAATACGTCTGGCACTGCCACCTTCTGGGACATGAAGAAATGGATATGATGAGACCGCTCTCCATGAAAGTTGCGGGTGGCGGACCGTTTGAGCCCGATGCCCCTATATCACTTACTGCCGTAGCCAACGGCCCCAATGAGGTGAGGCTTAATTGGGTGGATAACGCAACTAATGAGCTCATGTTTATCGTCCAGCGGAGCAACAACGGGATTCTTGCTTTTACCAATATAGGGAATGTCTTCGGGAATATAACCAGCTATACTGATTTAACAGCTGGACCGGGAACTACATACGCATATCGTGTTTACGCTTACAACAATGCAGGGCTTTCCCAGCCGTCAAATACGGTAGAGGTAACAACCCCCGGAGTGGTAACACCCGGAGCGCCGACCAGTGTAATCGCCATAGCCGGCAATTCCCAGGCAATTGTGGGTTTTGTTGCACCTGCACAAACCGGTGGATCTCCCATTACGTTATACACGGTAACCTCAAACCCGGGCGGCATAACAGCTACAGGAAATGCAAGCTCGATCATCGTAACCGGTTTGACCAACGGGACACCCTATAATTTTACGGTTACTGCAAGGAATGTCGCCGGGACAGGTCCGGCTTCAACGCCTTCCAATACCGTAATACCTGCCACAGTCCCCGGAGCGCCGACCAATGTAACTGCTATAGCCGGTGTCGGAAGGGCAACGGTTGTCTTTACACCGCCTGTGTCAGACGGTGGTGACCCGATTGTTTCCTATACGGTGACCTCGGTTCCCGGCAATATCGTAGCAACCGGGACAGCGAATCCTATAACCGTAAACGGGCTTAACGCAGGCACGGCTTACCAGTTCAACGTGAAAGCAACTAATACGGTTGGAACAGGTCCGGCGTCTACGCTTTCCAATAGTGTAACACCGACACAACCGACCGTTCCCGGAAGGCCTACCAATGTACGGGCAAGGGCAGGTAACGGCAGGGCAACCGTAACGTTTAATTGGCCTCAGAACGATGGCGGACGCAATATCACAGGGTTTAGGGCAACCGGTAGGCGCCGTAATGCCCAAGGCGGTTTAATCTTTGCAGGGGCGGTTACAACCGACGTAACAGCCACGGGACCGGACAGCCCCATAGAAGTAACGGGATTAGTTAACGGTTTTTACTATGATTTTGTCGTAGAGGCAATAAACGAAGTAGGGACAAGCGCGGCATCCGACCCTTCCCCGGTCGTCAGGCCTTTGGCATCCACAGCGCCGGATAAATCCAACAATAAAAAATGCGGTCTGCTTGGACCCGAGCCGTTTGTCTTGCTCGGACTGCTCATGCTTTTAAAGAAGAAAAGGAAAAACATAAGAAGTTAA
- a CDS encoding multicopper oxidase domain-containing protein, with translation MKKLELLLNTITRFMLVFILVIAVTSLGIYLVYAQDDDPDTISGSSFQADITLDQFKERALKRFEAKRALPEARRKAAERRAQNGTSGAMGMPQQGISPMPGGTPNYFGPEPNWAYSPQLTKFVDSLPGLGYANRNNLGQYIPVAVPDQTTYSGADYYEIGITDHSEQMHSGLSPTKTRGYYQINSADPNVTAKHYLGPLIIAKRDVPVRLKFVNNVATSTAGSLFLPVDTTVMGAGMGPMGGMEMYTQNRAELHLHGIFAPWISDGTPHQWITPAGEVTSYPRGVSMFNVPDMPDPGNGAQTYYYPNQQSGRLMFYHDHSFGITRLNVYAGEASGYIIRDPVLDDTDAPGSMVSRGVIPADEIPLIIQDKTFVDATTITATDPTWNWGATPGSPITGDLWFPHVYMPNQDQNSPTGMNDLGRWDYGPLVWPPTPVQDPVLPDTSMVMEAFMDTPVVNGTAYPYVTLQPKAYRFRVLNACNDRFLNLQLYYSDTGNGISATATATVASGAVTGINVTNGGSGYTSAPTIYIYGGGGTGATASATIAGGAVTGITVNTPGTGYATAPTILVGSTKEVKMVPADGATYNGPYGAYTVKNDGRDGGVPDPTRAGPKMVVIGNEGGILPKPVTLNAPPNPISYDHAPKTMTLGNVDGYTLYLGPAERADVIVDFSAVPAGAALILYNDAPAPLPAGDPRYDYYTGNGDETATGGSTPTVPELGPNTRTIMQIRITGTASAPFNFTALDTELPAAYLVTQPAPHVPQPDYPGVYSATAETYAHIMDTSLTFIPTGASAPITVSLQSKAIGEDFEEEYGRMNARLGTDWWIIVADGGQGFGFAYLDPPTEVLPENEVQIWRIAHYGVDTHVIHWHLVNVQVINRVDWAGVIKAPDPTELGWKETVKVNPLEVIIVAVKSSKPTLPFAIPDSVRPLDPTSPIGAIIGTNPWPYTGVPIINQIVNFGWEYVWHCHILGHEEMDMMRPLVMKVPGGGPFEPSAPVMLNAVANGPNEVALNWTYNSNNDPMCISIIQRTNTGPMAYTTVGRIAGSVTSFTDNTVGPDTTYTYCVYAYNNGGLSLPSNTASATTGAVTTPSAPTGVIAASGSGQATVSFAAPAQTGGTPILLYTVTSNPSGITATGISSPIIVTGLTNGASYNFTVKATNLLGTGQVSGVSNTVTIGAVATVAADRKSNSKCGLLGPEPFILLGLLMLLKRKKKNIRG, from the coding sequence ATGAAAAAACTTGAGTTACTATTAAACACGATAACTAGATTTATGCTTGTATTTATCCTGGTTATTGCCGTAACCAGTTTGGGTATCTATCTGGTTTACGCGCAGGATGATGACCCGGATACAATATCCGGTTCAAGTTTCCAGGCGGATATAACACTTGACCAATTTAAAGAACGGGCATTAAAACGCTTTGAGGCAAAGCGCGCCCTGCCTGAAGCACGCAGGAAAGCCGCCGAAAGGCGCGCCCAAAATGGCACAAGCGGCGCAATGGGCATGCCCCAGCAAGGGATATCTCCGATGCCCGGCGGGACGCCGAATTATTTCGGTCCAGAGCCCAACTGGGCATATAGCCCGCAACTCACTAAATTCGTAGATTCACTGCCCGGCCTGGGATATGCCAACAGGAATAATCTCGGGCAATATATTCCGGTAGCTGTTCCTGACCAGACAACTTATTCGGGCGCTGATTATTACGAAATCGGAATAACCGACCATTCTGAACAGATGCACTCCGGTTTGTCACCGACTAAAACCAGGGGATATTACCAGATAAATTCTGCCGACCCGAACGTTACGGCAAAGCATTATCTTGGCCCTTTAATCATAGCCAAGCGCGATGTTCCTGTCCGCCTTAAATTCGTCAATAACGTGGCAACCAGCACCGCGGGCAGTTTATTTCTGCCGGTAGATACCACGGTCATGGGTGCCGGAATGGGGCCGATGGGCGGAATGGAAATGTATACGCAGAACCGCGCCGAACTCCATCTCCACGGAATCTTTGCCCCATGGATAAGCGACGGCACGCCGCACCAGTGGATTACACCGGCCGGTGAAGTTACCTCATATCCCAGAGGCGTAAGTATGTTCAATGTCCCGGATATGCCTGACCCGGGCAATGGCGCCCAGACATATTATTATCCTAACCAGCAGAGCGGACGTTTAATGTTTTATCACGACCACTCATTCGGCATTACACGGCTTAATGTCTATGCCGGAGAAGCATCCGGTTATATTATAAGAGACCCGGTATTGGACGATACTGATGCACCGGGAAGCATGGTTTCAAGAGGCGTTATTCCGGCTGACGAGATTCCGTTAATCATTCAGGATAAGACTTTCGTGGACGCGACCACGATTACCGCAACCGACCCGACCTGGAATTGGGGCGCGACACCTGGTAGTCCGATAACCGGCGATCTCTGGTTCCCGCACGTTTATATGCCGAACCAGGACCAGAATTCACCGACAGGAATGAATGACTTGGGCAGATGGGATTACGGGCCCTTGGTTTGGCCGCCCACGCCGGTACAGGATCCTGTTTTGCCTGATACATCCATGGTCATGGAAGCCTTTATGGATACGCCTGTAGTTAATGGCACTGCGTATCCTTATGTTACCCTTCAGCCCAAGGCATACCGCTTTAGGGTATTGAATGCCTGCAATGACCGTTTCCTGAATTTACAGTTATATTATTCTGATACTGGTAACGGCATAAGCGCTACAGCCACGGCAACAGTGGCAAGCGGCGCTGTGACCGGCATTAACGTTACTAACGGCGGTTCAGGTTATACCTCTGCTCCTACTATTTATATATACGGCGGCGGCGGAACAGGTGCAACCGCCAGTGCGACAATAGCCGGAGGCGCTGTAACGGGCATCACGGTAAACACTCCCGGCACAGGTTATGCCACTGCGCCGACTATTTTGGTGGGAAGCACCAAAGAAGTTAAAATGGTGCCGGCGGACGGCGCTACCTATAACGGGCCTTATGGTGCTTACACAGTCAAGAATGACGGAAGAGACGGAGGCGTGCCTGACCCGACCAGAGCCGGTCCTAAAATGGTCGTTATTGGGAATGAAGGAGGCATTCTGCCCAAACCGGTAACGCTCAATGCCCCGCCGAATCCCATAAGTTACGACCACGCTCCCAAGACAATGACGCTTGGTAATGTTGACGGGTACACGCTTTATTTAGGGCCCGCGGAACGTGCCGATGTTATCGTGGATTTTTCCGCGGTTCCGGCCGGTGCGGCTTTAATACTTTATAATGACGCGCCCGCGCCTCTTCCGGCGGGCGACCCTCGTTACGATTATTATACGGGCAATGGTGATGAAACCGCGACCGGCGGCTCAACACCGACAGTGCCTGAATTAGGCCCCAATACGCGGACAATCATGCAAATCCGTATAACCGGAACTGCCTCGGCGCCGTTTAATTTTACCGCGCTTGATACGGAGCTTCCAGCGGCATACCTGGTAACCCAGCCGGCTCCGCACGTTCCGCAACCGGATTATCCCGGAGTTTATAGCGCTACGGCAGAAACGTATGCTCACATAATGGATACTTCATTAACATTTATCCCAACCGGCGCCAGCGCGCCGATAACGGTTTCGCTCCAGTCCAAGGCAATTGGCGAAGATTTTGAAGAAGAGTACGGCCGCATGAATGCCCGTCTCGGAACCGATTGGTGGATTATTGTCGCCGACGGCGGGCAGGGGTTTGGGTTCGCTTACTTGGACCCGCCTACCGAAGTCTTGCCTGAAAATGAAGTGCAGATATGGAGGATTGCTCATTACGGAGTGGATACCCACGTTATCCATTGGCATTTGGTAAATGTGCAGGTAATAAACCGGGTTGACTGGGCAGGCGTGATAAAAGCGCCTGACCCTACGGAACTCGGCTGGAAGGAAACGGTTAAGGTTAATCCGCTCGAAGTGATTATTGTCGCCGTGAAATCTTCCAAACCCACTTTGCCTTTTGCCATTCCGGACAGCGTCCGGCCTCTGGACCCGACATCGCCTATTGGCGCGATAATCGGCACAAATCCCTGGCCATACACGGGAGTTCCAATAATAAATCAGATAGTTAACTTCGGCTGGGAATATGTTTGGCATTGCCATATTCTGGGGCATGAGGAAATGGATATGATGAGGCCTCTGGTCATGAAAGTTCCGGGCGGCGGACCGTTTGAGCCGAGCGCGCCGGTAATGCTTAATGCCGTTGCCAACGGTCCTAATGAGGTAGCGCTTAATTGGACGTATAATTCAAATAACGACCCTATGTGTATTTCTATTATTCAGCGGACCAATACCGGTCCGATGGCCTATACTACCGTTGGCAGGATTGCGGGAAGTGTAACCAGTTTTACAGATAATACGGTTGGTCCGGATACGACATACACATATTGCGTTTATGCTTACAATAACGGCGGGCTTTCCCTGCCTTCGAATACGGCAAGCGCGACAACAGGAGCTGTAACCACCCCAAGTGCGCCGACCGGCGTAATTGCTGCAAGCGGTAGCGGACAGGCCACCGTAAGTTTTGCCGCGCCCGCTCAAACAGGCGGCACTCCGATTTTGTTATACACGGTGACTTCAAATCCAAGCGGTATAACTGCAACCGGAATTTCAAGCCCCATTATCGTGACCGGTTTGACCAATGGTGCCTCGTATAATTTTACGGTTAAAGCAACGAACCTGCTTGGGACAGGTCAGGTTTCAGGTGTGTCCAATACCGTAACTATAGGAGCGGTTGCAACGGTTGCCGCCGATAGAAAAAGCAACAGCAAATGCGGCCTGCTTGGACCAGAGCCGTTTATTCTGCTCGGGTTGCTTATGCTTTTAAAGAGGAAAAAGAAAAATATAAGAGGTTAA
- a CDS encoding M6 family metalloprotease domain-containing protein, with protein sequence MLRVIIITVVIILLAGAYLYALPACPEVFIAKQPDGTEFQARAKGDEYANWIETKEGYPVIINKQTGFWEYAQVKPLVGLSPAGKVVGRHAPDGIKKISASEILQSRLFMMSERSGLLGGFTTSGSSAEPSPAPEAPQPAPLNILGTRKLAVILVSFANRPLVTTESNWESRLFGATNSVKEYFNEVSYGQLLIAPAEETGGIVNDGVISVTLTTNHPNTGGVFGAANQQLAKDAIIAADPYVDFALFDSDTNGIITSNELHIVVIAAGFEYSYIVHGVPALWAHKWAIDGNTSPPVSAPIVDGKTVGGLPGGYIQLGELHNDHQATVGVLIHELSHDLGNATVSYGLVDLYDTDGTSNGAGNWDTMSYGAWNKTNYNGDTPAHFSAWCKWYLGWIVPTQVSAPTGAVAFPRVETAIGADRGVKQLFTNPDGPEIGGTGEYFLLENRQKTGYDSALPGEGLLIWHIDETQVDNDNAARKLVDLEEADGLNNLDNKINKGDAGDPYPGSSVKRILDNASNPNSKFYSGLQSALAVANISDSGAEMSADIISTSDLPPVLSAPGDWGIDVVQPLSFTLSASDPEGDPIAYSIVSTPAGATLDAVTGVFNWVPGYSQEGVYDITFTATANVLSDSKTVRITVSQVVPPAPAGLSAHIVSSISSNLAWTDNASNETGFKIERSYDNITFTQIATVGVDASSYLDNEVSSQGACYYRIRAYNAVGDSAYSNTALLQATPVSYISKSDNKNNSKCGCLGPEALILFLLVRLIRKRKSKV encoded by the coding sequence ATGCTGCGGGTTATAATTATAACAGTCGTTATTATTCTTCTTGCAGGGGCATATCTATATGCTTTGCCGGCATGCCCGGAAGTATTTATTGCCAAGCAACCGGATGGAACAGAGTTTCAGGCGCGCGCCAAAGGCGATGAATACGCCAACTGGATAGAAACAAAGGAAGGCTATCCGGTAATCATTAACAAGCAAACCGGTTTCTGGGAATATGCCCAAGTAAAACCTTTGGTGGGATTATCTCCGGCCGGCAAGGTCGTCGGCAGGCATGCGCCGGATGGAATCAAGAAAATATCCGCGTCCGAAATCCTCCAAAGTCGCCTCTTTATGATGAGCGAGCGTTCCGGTTTATTGGGAGGATTTACCACGAGCGGTTCATCTGCCGAACCTTCTCCCGCGCCGGAAGCCCCACAGCCTGCGCCGCTTAATATCTTAGGCACGCGTAAACTCGCGGTAATCCTGGTTAGTTTTGCGAACAGGCCTTTAGTGACTACCGAATCAAACTGGGAAAGCCGCCTTTTTGGCGCAACCAACAGCGTAAAAGAATACTTCAACGAGGTTTCTTACGGGCAACTGCTTATTGCACCGGCTGAGGAGACCGGCGGCATCGTTAATGATGGGGTAATTTCGGTCACCTTAACCACCAACCATCCGAATACGGGCGGTGTTTTCGGGGCGGCTAACCAGCAGCTTGCAAAAGATGCAATTATCGCCGCTGACCCTTATGTCGATTTTGCTTTGTTTGACAGCGACACCAATGGGATAATTACCAGCAATGAACTGCATATCGTGGTTATTGCTGCTGGTTTTGAATATTCATACATCGTGCATGGCGTGCCGGCACTTTGGGCACATAAGTGGGCTATTGACGGCAACACCTCGCCTCCGGTTTCCGCTCCGATAGTTGATGGCAAAACCGTGGGCGGGCTTCCGGGTGGTTATATCCAATTAGGTGAATTGCATAACGACCACCAGGCAACTGTCGGCGTTCTAATCCATGAACTCAGCCATGATTTGGGCAATGCTACTGTTTCATACGGATTGGTAGACCTTTACGATACGGATGGAACTTCGAATGGTGCCGGGAATTGGGATACTATGTCTTATGGCGCCTGGAATAAGACAAATTACAACGGTGATACACCGGCTCATTTCAGCGCCTGGTGCAAATGGTATCTCGGCTGGATTGTCCCGACACAGGTTTCGGCTCCGACCGGAGCAGTCGCTTTCCCGCGGGTAGAAACCGCCATAGGAGCGGACAGGGGCGTCAAACAACTCTTCACGAATCCGGATGGCCCGGAAATAGGCGGAACAGGGGAATATTTCCTACTGGAAAACAGGCAGAAAACCGGTTATGATTCGGCGCTTCCGGGTGAAGGGCTTCTTATCTGGCATATTGATGAGACACAGGTTGATAATGACAATGCAGCGCGCAAGCTGGTGGATTTGGAAGAGGCAGACGGCTTGAATAATCTGGATAATAAAATTAATAAAGGCGACGCAGGCGACCCCTACCCGGGTTCGTCAGTTAAGCGGATATTAGATAACGCCTCCAACCCGAACAGCAAGTTTTACAGCGGATTGCAAAGCGCTTTAGCCGTTGCCAATATCAGCGATTCCGGCGCGGAGATGAGCGCGGATATCATAAGCACCTCTGACCTTCCGCCGGTTCTAAGCGCGCCGGGAGATTGGGGGATAGATGTGGTCCAGCCATTATCTTTTACGCTTTCTGCCTCTGACCCGGAAGGCGACCCGATAGCATATTCAATTGTTTCAACTCCGGCAGGCGCGACACTGGATGCGGTTACCGGCGTTTTTAACTGGGTTCCGGGCTATAGCCAGGAAGGTGTTTATGATATTACTTTTACGGCAACGGCAAATGTTTTGTCCGACTCCAAAACCGTGAGGATTACTGTATCACAGGTTGTTCCGCCCGCACCGGCAGGGCTTTCTGCGCACATAGTTTCCAGTATTAGTTCAAACCTTGCTTGGACGGACAATGCATCCAACGAAACCGGGTTTAAGATTGAACGCAGTTACGATAATATTACCTTTACCCAGATTGCGACTGTCGGTGTTGACGCAAGTTCTTACCTCGATAACGAAGTTTCTTCGCAAGGTGCCTGCTATTACCGTATCCGCGCCTATAATGCCGTTGGTGATTCTGCTTATTCCAATACCGCGTTACTCCAGGCAACGCCGGTTTCATACATATCAAAAAGCGACAACAAAAATAATTCCAAATGCGGATGTCTGGGGCCTGAGGCGCTGATTCTTTTCTTGTTGGTCAGGCTAATCAGGAAAAGGAAAAGCAAGGTATGA
- a CDS encoding bacterioferritin, translating into MGKKAREIVGIDLNDLVKDLNRAYCDEWLAYYAWWYMAQSVEGKGYEDMAEFLNKIAKDELEHAQELAERIIELGGLPTNKLSAIESNANNPYPGVMENLGDYDEIIKLVTDAEAGAIEVYNKIAGKTFGKDHDTYQLVTHIMGEEIGHEEMFENLKER; encoded by the coding sequence ATGGGGAAAAAAGCCAGAGAGATTGTAGGGATTGACTTGAATGATTTGGTCAAGGATTTAAACCGGGCTTATTGTGATGAGTGGTTGGCATATTATGCCTGGTGGTATATGGCGCAGTCGGTTGAGGGTAAAGGGTATGAGGATATGGCTGAATTCCTGAATAAAATTGCCAAAGACGAGTTGGAGCATGCCCAAGAATTAGCGGAAAGGATTATTGAACTCGGCGGACTCCCGACCAATAAATTAAGCGCCATCGAATCCAACGCAAATAATCCATATCCCGGCGTTATGGAAAACCTGGGTGATTATGATGAGATAATAAAATTAGTTACGGATGCCGAAGCAGGCGCGATTGAAGTTTATAATAAAATAGCCGGCAAAACCTTTGGCAAAGATCACGATACCTATCAATTAGTAACCCATATTATGGGAGAAGAGATAGGGCATGAAGAGATGTTTGAAAACTTAAAAGAACGATAA